The following proteins are co-located in the Plasmodium brasilianum strain Bolivian I chromosome 11, whole genome shotgun sequence genome:
- a CDS encoding calpain: protein MGCKFSKLKVKKRKDDKNKSGKIQSNVNNDILKIYDTEEGIPKTCNNIEDTFCKNEVNEVTNKSPLVRWRNNSNKEHIKNSSGISFSEVNYKTKELRKERRRHAEMDNEQKEEIRREKKNKNKLLLFKVSDDEEFEGKINQECKTKCTGIKNDVRDKGEKKNVNENKLENNSFKGIINTINNTLLRKKIRNGDKTKSSDSLSKLERRAILQEKKIKFIYKGKKEKCVNENDAALKDRPNCVLHKKRKEMVTSAMRKNRELLLYYHDFRSMTLKQNSFLHIYEFYRYNCNMFNLFSIMPSHIRGNVHASKILFESSLIGKYIILPWIDNDPDIKNNLYLKYVQNFAENNKKNIERDDGSTRNKEVNFCGLFHNNYNKDTQNRKKLEKGNLKNENYLFNDKAIYVARKRKEKGDKKKKKEKSEEKEQDRMKGASKNKRKRKRKKYVNSRNLSMDNLYNIYLKKRSAYSRKLQNNKKAVVSVKNKEVKKKNYIRKDSQNKKGNENNKHFTRDIVIEELKILQNKKSDKNYKIKLRSSTISFGEDDTMLRKRKKEDKKNTKEQMEKRHSINKCKKKELPENIHNGTWNRNNVNITQNAENEKLEKKKKSCNKNVSNNNMNNAKNYYVSHVQHTEKNEFCIGKDIKKNKIEDIKIVIAKKNKHNSPHSKEIDISVTPINTNLESRVYDEKMVGSKCNMEKYNVEKEEMEERDYKTKTLYEKKNYKRDYKRREVNEIRSKPKDEIRSKMNDERNCSSTCAKIVNSNHSSKVVKKVKKKVYCHEIPHPQDYSEMGKRCKNVSSKKFDDLNLYSLHSNGNNNNNMINNNINNNINNDINNNINNDINNNINNDINNNINNDINNNINNDINNVNNIKNYSNDNVRQGNSGKIGNRKLGGREYSGGGIEEKCNHKYRLNEKYIKKNYILCKKCHKRRCIFHYVNGFKLYGWVNYKWTDPDGFLELSVRQQKKFDSWKRLSDLYNNPIVMSTDLYNNCIRQGFVADCSFLSSLTVLIEYEKKHKVPVLSSIISPCTSNLLHVNKTWPIFNPSGMYICRLHCNGIQRKIIIDDYVPVKNNNALLVAYSNNKEELWVTLLEKAFVKLMGGSYSMFGSNPGSDLYYLTGWIPVTISLKSKLSSSPPSLDHLTVHSSPNSDSGMRKHEFNIKDEKQRKDTNIDQRNHKLYKHLTYCMKNKSEEEGIVSKMNKEKGKKGIFKNRKKIKKNVSKLFLKGVLNNNSRNTYNTRNESYSNDLNLRFRDSVKFVANLNIHRLNRNANCSYFRDTFLKYKKLKIYWIFKIMYITHKENRKNDNMKMCSFMKGKKSKYFLKGLLCNNDDMTYLNGLKKNGLVINRLVKNRQMKNNRTEYNFVRNHLEKRNSSETYFGNLNNKDNLLGTSKISSTIPNYMKDNMIKVNLGRNFLGEQKSKIFRKEERDYEMKQKHGKKFQSEEVSNMDLSGYICGSADQYSYMNKRGDSSILTEENEEYDEKWDVIWNNMYEGIKKGKCVVCLGTLELKDAAPSGLDYPEGVSISTGIVTRHAYSILNIDSYNGDKLLYIKNPWGCVRWKGKYSHNDDATWTKEVQRKLNYSIEKAKGKDDGCFWIPWKVVVKYFSHIYICWNSVIFPYQFEIHTKWENSSFLINSILLDDTHLVAYNPQFALHVDVRKQDLSEDGMYYIGKKPIEVWILLSRHVRERKTDVSQKYLALHIHAGKDRIICPLFPIKQGIYSNGECTFTKLVIGGEDKESNVDHDIKMGNSKGDVITASDKGENSGGIILNSSIDSEQEIMRNIDFVLIVSQYSQKEEFNFTLKVFSHTHLSIYELPPLLSDNYESLYFKGQWTSECAGGCSNNLWSYFRNPHIRFYVPEDSSFCIFLECSQEYSVNLRIFKGMTSSPRKLKKGEIISSGAYKSGCCYIECTLESGIYCLIPSLYRANITGDYQLCIHYPKFKQKPILYFIPYSYIIPPFSFFKYELVHLYSLKSYSVILFHTISITLLSLRITFFQNMDIKGIPFVNIYKLVSNTDSLADDLECGNIIKNNSFNSLISFNRFMYKIVQKCNIHGGPGNDILPLSTCAYDYYIKFNSILIPLVELENDRTSYLLLITTNIKEDILYNHEVHFVSDKSIFIDKCYPVHS from the coding sequence ATGGGGTGTAAATTTAGTAAAttgaaagtaaaaaaaaggaaagatgataaaaataagtcAGGTAAAATTCAGAGTAACGTTAATAATGatattctaaaaatatatgatactGAGGAAGGTATTCCTAAAACATGTAATAACATAGAAGATactttttgtaaaaatgagGTTAACGAAGTAACTAACAAATCACCACTTGTCAGATGGAggaataatagcaataaggaacatataaaaaacagTAGTGGAATAAGCTTTTCTgaagtaaattataaaacaaaagaattGAGAAAGGAGAGAAGGAGACATGCGGAAATGGATAATGAAcagaaagaagaaataagaagagaaaaaaagaataaaaacaaattattattattcaagGTGAGTGACGATGAAGAGTTTGAAGGGAAGATAAACCAAGaatgtaaaacaaaatgtacaggcataaaaaatgatgtaAGAGAcaagggggaaaaaaaaaatgtaaatgaaaataaactTGAGAACAATTCCTTTAAGGGCATTATAAATACAATTAATAACACATtattacgaaaaaaaattcgTAATGGTGATAAGACAAAATCATCTGATTCATTATCAAAATTAGAAAGAAGAGCTATTttgcaagaaaaaaaaataaagttcatatataaagggaaaaaagaaaaatgtgtaAACGAAAATGATGCTGCATTAAAAGACCGCCCCAATTGTGTGCTTcataagaaaagaaaagaaatggTAACTAGCGCAATGAGAAAGAACAGAGAACTTTTACTGTATTATCATGATTTTAGAAGTATGACACTGAAacaaaattcatttttacatatatatgagttCTACAGATATAACTGTAATATGTTTAACCTCTTTTCCATAATGCCCAGTCATATTAGGGGAAATGTACATGcttctaaaatattatttgaaagTTCTTTAattggaaaatatataatactccCGTGGATTGATAATGACccagatataaaaaataatttatatctgAAATATGTTCAAAATTTTgcggaaaataataaaaagaatatagaaAGAGATGATGGGAGTACACGAAATAAGGAGGTTAACTTTTGTGGTTTGTTCcacaataattataataaggaTACACAAAATCGTAAAAAACTGGAAAAAGGGAacttgaaaaatgaaaattatttgtttaatgATAAGGCTATATATGTTGcaagaaaaagaaaggaaaaaggtgataaaaaaaagaaaaaggagaaGAGTGAAGAGAAGGAGCAGGATAGGATGAAAGGGGCTAGTAAGAATaagagaaagagaaagagaaagaaatatGTTAACAGTAGAAATCTCAGCATGGACAACCTTTACAATATATACCTTAAAAAGCGTTCAGCTTATAGCAGAAAATTGcaaaacaataaaaaggCCGTTGTTAgtgtaaaaaataaggaagtaaaaaaaaaaaattatattcggAAGGAttcacaaaataaaaaaggtaatgaaaataataaacattttacCAGAGACATAGTTattgaagaattaaaaattttgcaaaataaaaaaagtgataaaaattataaaattaaattaagaaGTAGTACTATCTCTTTTGGGGAAGATGATACCATGTTaaggaagaggaaaaaagaGGACAAGAAAAACACGAAGGaacaaatggaaaaaaggcattccataaataaatgtaagaAAAAGGAACTTCCTGAGAACATTCATAACGGAACATGGAATCGCAATAATGTGAACATTACACAGAATgcagaaaatgaaaaattagaaaagaaaaaaaaaagttgtaataaaaatgtgtcaaataataatatgaataatgcaaaaaattattatgtttcCCATGTGCAacatacagaaaaaaatgaattctGCATAGGAAAggatataaagaaaaacaaaatagaagatataaaaattgtgatagcgaaaaaaaataaacataattcACCACATTCTAAAGAAATTGATATTTCCGTTACACCTATTAATACAAATCTCGAATCAAGGGtttatgatgaaaaaatggTGGGGAGCAAATGTAACATGGAGAAGTATAATGTAGAGAAAGAAGAGATGGAGGAACGGGATTATAAGACCAAGACActgtatgaaaaaaaaaattataaaagagaTTATAAAAGGAGAGAAGTTAACGAAATAAGGAGCAAACCAAAGGACGAGATAAGAAGCAAAATGAATGACGAACGAAATTGTTCATCCACTTGTGCAAAAATTGTTAACAGTAATCACAGTTCAAAAGTAGTGAAGAAGGTTAAAAAGAAAGTATATTGCCATGAAATACCGCATCCACAGGATTATTCAGAAATGGGAAAAAGGTGTAAAAATGTAAGCAGTAAAAAATTTGATGACCTTAATTTATATTCACTACATAGTAacggaaataataataataatatgattaataataatattaataataatataaacaacgatattaataataatataaacaacgatattaataataatattaacaacgatattaataataatattaacaacgatattaataataatattaacaacgatattaataatgttaataatattaaaaattatagtaatgATAATGTGAGACAAGGTAATAGCGGAAAAATAGGTAATAGAAAATTAGGGGGGAGAGAGTACTCCGGAGGAGGGATAGAAGAAAAGTGCAATCACAAATACAGATTGaatgaaaaatacataaaaaaaaattatatattatgcaaaAAGTGTCATAAGAGAAGATGTATATTTCACTATGTAAAtggttttaaattatatggaTGGGTAAATTATAAGTGGACAGATCCTGATGGGTTCTTAGAATTAAGTGTTagacaacaaaaaaaatttgattcTTGGAAAAGACTCTCcgatttatataataaccCTATTGTAATGTCAACTgatttgtataataattgCATAAGGCAAGGTTTTGTTGCAGactgttcttttttatcatccTTGACTGTTTTAAttgaatatgaaaaaaaacataaagtTCCTGTTTTATCAAGTATTATATCACCATGCACATCTAACCTTTTACATGTTAATAAAACGTGGCCTATTTTTAATCCAAGtggtatgtatatatgtagattGCACTGTAATGGAAttcaaagaaaaataataatagatgATTATGTACCTGTGAAGAACAACAATGCTTTATTAGTAGcatattcaaataataaagaagagTTATGGGTTACATTGTTAGAGAAGGCTTTTGTTAAATTAATGGGAGGATCATACTCTATGTTTGGGTCCAATCCAGGTTCagatttgtattatttaactGGTTGGATCCCTGTTactatttctttaaaatccAAGTTAAGTAGCTCCCCCCCTTCCTTAGATCACCTAACTGTTCATTCGTCTCCAAATAGTGACTCAGGTATGAGGAAACATGAATTTAACATAAAAGATGAGAAACAAAGGAAGGATACAAATATAGATCAGCGAAaccataaattatataaacatctTACTTATtgtatgaaaaataaaagtgaaGAGGAGGGAATAGTATCTAAAATGAACAAAGAAAAAGGTAAGAAGggaatttttaagaatagaaaaaaaattaaaaaaaatgtatcaaAATTGTTCCTTAAGGGGGTActaaataataacagtagaAACACATATAATACACGTAATGAATCTTACTCAAATGATTTAAACTTACGTTTTAGAGACTCTGTAAAATTTGTTGCCAACTTAAATATACACCGCTTGAATAGAAATGCcaattgttcatattttagagatacttttttaaaatacaaaaaattaaaaatttattggatttttaaaattatgtatattactCATAAGGagaatagaaaaaatgataacatGAAAATGTGTTCTTTTatgaaagggaaaaaatcaaaatatttcttaaaagGTTTATTATGTAACAACGATGATATGACATATCTGAATggattaaagaaaaatggcCTAGTAATAAATCGTTTAGTAAAAAATCGCCAAATGAAAAACAACCGGACGGAATACAATTTTGTAAGAAATCatttggaaaaaagaaaCTCCAGTGAAACTTATTTTGGAAACCTCAATAATAAGGACAATTTGTTGGGTACATCCAAAATAAGTAGTACCATTCCTAATTACATGAAAGATAATATGATCAAGGTAAATTTAGGCCGAAATTTTTTGGGCGAACAAAAAAGTAAGATTTTTAGGAAAGAGGAAAGGGATTAcgaaatgaaacaaaaacatGGGAAGAAATTCCAAAGCGAAGAAGTAAGTAATATGGATTTATCCGGATATATATGTGGGTCCGCGGATCAATACagttatatgaataaaagaGGTGATAGTTCAATTTTGACCGaggaaaatgaagaatatgATGAAAAGTGGGATGTTATTTGGAATAATATGTAtgaaggaataaaaaaaggaaaatgtgTAGTATGTTTAGGTACATTAGAATTAAAGGATGCTGCTCCATCAGGATTAGATTACCCAGAAGGAGTATCCATCTCTACTGGAATTGTAACAAGACATGCTTAttcaattttaaatattgatTCATATAATGGggataaattattatacataaaaaatccTTGGGGATGTGTTAGATGGAAAGGGAAATATTCTCATAATGATGATGCAACATGGACCAAAGAAGTtcaaagaaaattaaattattctatTGAAAAGGCAAAAGGTAAAGATGATGGTTGTTTTTGGATCCCTTGGAAAGTtgtagtaaaatatttttcccatatctatatatgttGGAATAGTGTTATTTTCCCATATCAATTTGAAATTCACACTAAATGGGAAAACAGCagttttttaattaactCTATATTACTAGATGATACACATCTTGTGGCTTATAACCCTCAATTTGCATTACATGTGGATGTAAGAAAACAAGATTTATCAGAAGATGGGATGTATTATATCGGAAAGAAACCAATAGAAGTATGGATTCTTTTATCAAGACATGTTAGAGAAAGAAAAACAGATGTTTCTCAGAAATACTTAgcattacatatacatgcagGAAAGGATAGAATTATATGTCCTTTATTTCCAATTAAGCAAGGAATTTATTCTAATGGGGAATGCACTTTTACCAAATTAGTAATCGGTGGAGAAGATAAGGAGAGTAATGTTGACCATGACATAAAAATGGGTAATTCAAAAGGAGATGTTATTACAGCGTCTGATAAAGGGGAAAACAGTGGtggaataatattaaattcttCTATAGATAGTGAACAGGAAATTATGAGAAACATCGATTTTGTATTAATAGTTTCTCAATACTCACAAAAAGAAGAATTCAATTTCACATTAAAAGTATTTAGTCATACACATTTATCGATATATGAATTACCACCATTATTATCAGATAACTATGAGTCTCTTTACTTTAAAGGGCAATGGACAAGTGAATGTGCAGGTGGATGCTCTAATAATTTATGGTCCTATTTCAGAAATCCCCATATACGTTTTTATGTTCCTGAAGATTCgtcattttgtatatttttagaatGTTCCCAAGAATATTCTGttaatttaagaatatttaaagGTATGACATCTTCCCCtaggaaattaaaaaaaggagaaatcATTTCAAGTGGTGCATATAAATCTGGATGTTGTTATATTGAATGTACGTTAGAGAGTGGTATCTATTGTCTTATTCCTTCATTGTATAGAGCAAATATTACTGGTGATTATcaattatgtatacattatcCGAAATTTAAACAGAAGcctattctttattttattccttaTTCGTATATTATACCTccgttttcattttttaaatatgaattggtacatttatattctttaaaaagttattcagtaattttatttcacaCCATATCAATTACATTATTATCCTTGAGAATTaccttttttcaaaatatggaCATTAAGGGAATTccatttgttaatatatataaacttgtAAGTAATACAGATTCCTTAGCGGACGATCTGGAGTGTGgaaatatcataaaaaacAACTCGTTCAATTCTCTTATTTCGTTTAATAGATTCATGTACAAAATAgtacaaaaatgtaatatacatGGGGGTCCAGGTAATGATATCCTTCCTCTTTCCACATGTGCATATGATTATtacattaaatttaattccATATTAATTCCCTTAGTTGAGTTAGAGAACGACCGGACCTCTTATTTATTGCTCATTACGACAAATATAAAGGAAGACATTCTTTACAACCACGAGGTGCATTTTGTGTCAGACAAGTCAATTTTCATAGACAAATGTTACCCTGTTCATTCTTAA
- a CDS encoding 3'-5' exonuclease: MKNIYNLILAGCRKYKSDHLFIARGDKIFSRGKCSWMNMNKPVCYSLCAYYLYKLKNIKVKENYLSKSKIYNVFVVNNCNGFRKSLENNTFKLQNRNYSSTNNKVYVKGEIYDIIPTLCRKKESKSISSNIIFFILKLLNSKNVATVEEYKENIKKIYFNLIKCYHKIFENNNGNVEYIFSIFNDDIIKNVSPSLRKKKRNMIQEIVLNSLDFFFKNNDNLKDKLDINLLCENIKYKKFLYILKCISYDKEKLKENINVQNVDYLFCRFLNDRIYFTSAIELSSLFVCEEHMTIVTPFKDNSAFNCLIILKYILQIQSKNSLFMFLDIMKYNHLKRGIFCYLFSVNRLTGLLLNYWGSLAAKEYLLLNQGREMEKVKKIEICNDEEINFKNGKCTNHIEGPRNNICKEYYDLPEEMKKNISILNNIEDLKKMVVEIEKNQKEYWVNNIYNNDDVYNVESNNNIITVDDINNHLRRKKKRYYIAIDVEWNRNQKVSIISIATNNRIYIIDLLNIDYNYVSLVYSFFKWLLENPFIYKLFYNFSCDMKILLSFFQNTSNGTYFVNVIDLKDPFLVYKNDGNNLRIDNNVMNFELLNRNILENSNVLLFKKVINNNPCELNKEIRHNISYLESDIITNSCKYTNKIYFKSLSDLCKKVLQKKLNKQLQLSNWKKRPLTRDQIEYAGIDSYVLIKIEEQLVENNYISICLSNSSCLINTFIQKYKFKLCSWE; the protein is encoded by the exons atgaaaaatatatataatttaatattagcAGGATGTCGTAAGTATAAATCCgatcatttatttattgctAGAGgtgataaaatatttagcAGGGGGAAATGTTCATGGATGAACATGAACAAGCCGGTGTGTTACTCGCTGTGTGCGTACTATTTatataagttaaaaaatataaaagtaaaagaaaattatttatcaaAGAGCAAAATTTACAATGTTTTTGTAGTGAATAATTGTAACGGTTTTAGGAAAAGTTTGGAGAAcaatacatttaaattacaaaatcGTAATTATTCTTCTACTAATAATAAGGTCTACGTTAAAGGGGAAATTTATGATATAATTCCTACCTTATgtaggaaaaaagaaagtaaaaGTATATCatcaaatattatattttttattttaaaactacTAAATTCCAAGAATGTAGCCACAGTAGAGGAATATAAAGagaatatcaaaaaaatttattttaatttgataaaatgctatcataaaatttttgaaaataacaaTGGAAATGTagaatacattttttctatttttaatgacgatattataaaaaatgttagtCCTTccttaaggaaaaaaaaaagaaatatgatACAAGAAATAGTATTAAATAGCTTagacttttttttcaaaaataatgataatctTAAGGATAAGTTGGACATAAATTTGTTatgtgaaaatattaaatataaaaaattcctttatatattaaagtgTATAAGTTATGATAAAgagaaattaaaagaaaatattaacgtACAAAATGttgattatttattttgtcgTTTTTTAAATGACAGAATATACTTTACTAGTGCTATTGAATTGTCTTCTTTATTTGTTTGTGAGGAGCATATGACTATTGTTACACCATTTAAAGATAACTCAGCatttaattgtttaattatattgaaatatatattacaaattcAGTCTAAAAATTCCCTTTTTATGTTTCTGGACATAATGAAGTATAATCATTTAAAGAGGGGCattttttgctatttattCTCCGTAAATCGGCTCACAG GGCTTTTATTAAACTACTGGGGGAGTTTAGCAGCGAAGGAATATTTGCTACTGAATCAAGGAagagaaatggaaaaagtaaaaaaaatcgAAATTTGTAATGATGAGGAGATCAATTTTAAGAATGGGAAATGTACAAACCATATAGAGGGTCccagaaataatatatgcaaGGAATATTATGATTTACCAGAagagatgaaaaaaaatatttctatccTAAACAACATTGAagatttgaaaaaaatggtagtagaaatagagaaaaatcaaaaagaatattgggttaataatatatataataatgatgatgtgTACAATGTTGAAtcgaataataatataataactgtagatgatattaataaccatttgagaagaaaaaaaaagaggtatTATATTGCTATTGATGTAGAATGGAATAGAAATCAAAAGGTTAGTATTATTTCCATTGCGACGAATAACAGAATTTATATAATCGATTTACTAAACATtgattataattatgtatccctagtatattcctttttcaaATGGTTATTAGAAAATCcttttatttacaaattattttacaatttctCTTGtgatatgaaaattttactttccttttttcaaaacACATCAAATGGaacatattttgtaaatgtaATAGACCTTAAAGATCCTTTCCTTGTGTACAAAAATGATGGCAATAATTTAAGGATCGACAATAATGTAATGAATTTTGAACtattaaatagaaatatactTGAAAATAGTAATGTtctgttatttaaaaaagtaataaataataaccCATGTGAACTTAACAAGGAAATAAGACACAATATAAGCTACTTAGAAAGtgatataataacaaattcgtgtaaatatacaaataagatttattttaaaagtttaaGTGATTTATGCAAAAAAGTTTtgcagaaaaaattaaataaacagtTACAGTTATCTAATTGGAAAAAAAGACCGCTAACACGAGATCAAATAGAATATGCTGGTATTGACTCTTATGtacttataaaaatagaagagCAATTGgtagaaaataattatatttctatcTGCTTGTCGAATAGCAGTTGTTTAATCAATACATTCATTCAGAAGtacaaatttaaattatgctCTTGGGAATAG
- a CDS encoding transmembrane and coiled-coil domain-containing protein 1 → MDDTIRKKDIFIVIGIAIGCGIFSEFLSWLFVYRNEKFIALNEELKVLYEQVQKEKEDGLLSKIDTINKKKGKKKVTTEEIYMQKTKMMTTLKAKANIITGLIFMSMMPLLFSLFEGLTIAILPFKPIFPFTLITHTGLQGKNLYHCSSTFIYTLTLMLTRQNIQKFFGYAPPSGIFGDFKMPDEQADIWK, encoded by the coding sequence ATGGACGATActataagaaaaaaggatattTTCATAGTAATAGGAATAGCTATTGGTTGCGGCATCTTTTCCGAATTTTTAAGTTGGCTATTTGTGTATAGAAACGAGAAATTTATAGCTTTAAATGAGGAATTAAAAGTATTGTATGAACAAGTTCAGAAGGAGAAGGAAGATGGGTTATTAAGTAAAATAGAtactattaataaaaaaaaagggaagaaaAAGGTCACCActgaagaaatatatatgcagaaaacaaaaatgatgaCAACATTAAAAGCAAAAGCGAATATTATAACaggtttaatttttatgtctATGATGCCTTTATTATTTAGTCTATTTGAAGGATTAACAATAGCAATTTTACCTTTTAAAccaatttttccatttaccTTAATAACTCACACAGGTTTGCaaggaaaaaatttgtaTCACTGTTCATcaacttttatttataccttAACCCTTATGCTAACTAGGCAGAATATTCAGAAGTTTTTCGGATATGCACCGCCTTCTGGAATATTTGGAGACTTTAAGATGCCCGATGAGCAAGCCGatatatggaaataa
- a CDS encoding RuvB-like helicase 3, giving the protein MKLEEVKDIQKIERIGAHSHIRGLGLNDCLDARYCSEGMIGQMSARKAAGIVLRMIKEGRISGRAILLAGQPGTGKTAIAMGIAKALGEDTPFTHISGSEVYSLEMSKTEALTQAFRRSIGVRVKEESEVIEGEVVEIDIEKFNERDINNKNKKVGKMILKTTEMETLYDLGNKMIEALQKENITAGDVICIDKSTGKITKIGKSFARSKDYDAMDPNTNFVQCPEGELQKRKEVVHTVTLHDIDAINSRTQGFLALFSGDTGEIKNEIREHIDMKINEWQEDEKAEIVPGVLFIDEVHMLDIECFSYLNRALESEQSPIVIMATNRGITHIRGTDYKAPHGIPLDLLDRTLIIPTYPYKPKDIQKILEQRAEEEDVDIDDCAKELLCKIASESSLRYALHLITLANLVSKKRKATEVTVQDVRRVYNLFIDVKRSTQYLIEYQNEFMFSELPKEDECIKEESSEEKREAHEKK; this is encoded by the coding sequence ATGAAGCTTGAAGAAGTAAAGGACatacaaaaaattgaaagaaTAGGAGCTCATTCCCACATTAGGGGGTTAGGATTAAATGATTGCTTAGACGCCCGCTATTGTTCTGAAGGTATGATTGGTCAAATGAGTGCCCGTAAAGCCGCGGGTATTGTTTTACGAATGATAAAAGAAGGAAGAATTAGTGGAAGAGCTATTTTATTAGCTGGACAACCTGGAACAGGTAAAACGGCTATTGCTATGGGTATCGCAAAAGCATTAGGTGAAGATACTCCCTTCACGCATATATCAGGTTCAGAAGTTTATTCCCTAGAAATGAGCAAAACGGAGGCTTTAACTCAGGCTTTTAGAAGATCTATTGGTGTTAGGGTAAAAGAAGAGTCTGAAGTTATTGAAGGGGAAGTAGTGGAAAtagatatagaaaaatttaatgaaagagacattaataataaaaacaaaaaagtagGAAAGATGATTCTTAAAACAACAGAAATGGAAACATTATATGATTTAGGGAATAAAATGATAGAAGCTttgcaaaaagaaaatattactGCTGGTGATGTTATTTGTATTGATAAAAGTACAggaaaaattacaaaaattggGAAATCGTTTGCTAGATCGAAAGATTATGATGCTATGGACCCTAATACAAACTTTGTGCAATGTCCAGAGGGAGAATtacagaaaagaaaagaagtaGTTCACACTGTTACTCTCCACGATATAGATGCTATAAATAGTAGAACACAAGGCTTTCTAGCCTTATTTTCAGGAGATACTggagaaattaaaaatgaaattagaGAACATATCGATatgaaaattaatgaatGGCAAGAAGATGAAAAAGCAGAAATAGTTCCAGGTGTTTTATTTATCGATGAAGTACATATGTTGGATATAGAATGCTTTTCCTATTTAAATAGAGCCTTAGAAAGTGAACAGTCTCCTATTGTTATCATGGCAACAAATAGAGGTATTACCCATATAAGAGGTACGGACTACAAAGCTCCTCATGGAATTCCATTAGATCTTTTAGATAGAACACTTATTATACCTACCTACCCTTATAAACCTAAAGATATACAAAAGATATTAGAACAAAGAGCTGAAGAGGAAGATGTAGATATCGATGATTGTGCTAAAGAGTTGTTATGCAAAATTGCTTCTGAATCATCCCTAAGGTATGCACTACATCTAATTACTTTAGCAAATTTGGTTTCAAAAAAACGAAAAGCCACAGAAGTTACTGTACAAGATGTTAGGAGAGTttacaatttatttattgatgTTAAAAGAAGTACACAATATTTAATTGAATATCAGAACGAATTTATGTTTTCTGAGTTACCCAAAGAAGATGAATGCATTAAAGAAGAATCAAGTGAGGAGAAGAGAGAGGCGCACGAAAAGAAATGA